In one Pseudomonas tensinigenes genomic region, the following are encoded:
- a CDS encoding pseudaminic acid biosynthesis-associated methylase, whose translation MRHLSEQEKFWQGDFGNQYVERNVGQPLVATNLALFAKALSRAAGIESLVELGTNAGNNLQALHQLLPRCQLFGVEINDSACAQARALDIAQIWHGSLFDFPRERRYDLTLSKGVLIHLAPELLPTAYAQLYALSQRYILIAEYYNPAPVEVSYRGNSGKLFKRDFAGEMLDRYADLHLLDYGFVYHRDPQFPADDVTWFLLEKRP comes from the coding sequence ATGCGTCATTTGAGTGAGCAGGAAAAGTTCTGGCAGGGCGACTTCGGTAACCAGTACGTCGAGCGCAATGTCGGCCAACCGCTGGTGGCGACGAATCTGGCGTTGTTTGCCAAAGCGCTGAGCCGTGCCGCAGGCATCGAGAGCCTGGTCGAACTGGGCACTAACGCCGGCAACAATTTGCAGGCATTGCATCAACTGCTGCCCCGTTGCCAGCTGTTCGGCGTCGAGATCAATGACAGCGCCTGTGCTCAGGCTCGGGCGTTGGACATCGCACAGATCTGGCATGGCTCGCTGTTCGATTTCCCGCGCGAGCGCCGTTACGACCTGACCCTGAGTAAAGGCGTGCTGATTCACTTGGCCCCGGAGCTGTTGCCGACCGCTTATGCGCAGTTGTACGCGTTGAGCCAGCGCTACATCCTGATCGCCGAGTATTACAATCCGGCACCGGTGGAAGTGTCCTATCGTGGCAACAGCGGCAAGCTGTTCAAGCGCGATTTTGCCGGTGAGATGCTCGATCGCTATGCCGATCTGCACCTGCTGGATTACGGTTTCGTCTATCACCGCGATCCGCAATTCCCGGCAGACGATGTCACCTGGTTCCTGTTGGAAAAACGTCCTTGA
- the pseF gene encoding pseudaminic acid cytidylyltransferase, with amino-acid sequence MSNVAIIPARGGSKRIPRKNLLPFDGVPMIVRSIRTALESGLFDQVVVSTDDGEIADVARAHGAQVPFLRPADLADDFTGTAAVIVHALQQLPAFDYACCVYATAPLLQARYLRQGIELLEQHLDKSFAFSVCSFGFPVQRALTLDGQGALSALYPEYRNTRSQDLPEAFQDAGQFYWGRTEAWLRGEVLYSPASLPVILPRHLVQDIDTLEDWKRAEYLYAALKAGGELQ; translated from the coding sequence TTGAGCAACGTTGCAATCATCCCGGCCCGTGGCGGCAGCAAACGCATCCCGCGCAAGAATCTCTTGCCATTCGACGGCGTGCCGATGATTGTCCGTTCGATCCGCACTGCGCTGGAATCGGGTTTGTTCGATCAGGTCGTGGTCAGCACCGACGATGGCGAAATTGCCGATGTGGCGCGAGCCCATGGCGCGCAGGTGCCATTTTTGCGCCCGGCAGACCTCGCCGATGATTTCACCGGCACGGCGGCAGTGATCGTGCATGCCTTGCAGCAGTTGCCGGCGTTCGATTACGCCTGTTGCGTGTATGCCACGGCGCCGCTGTTGCAGGCACGCTATCTGCGTCAGGGCATCGAGTTGCTGGAGCAGCACCTGGACAAGTCTTTCGCGTTCTCCGTGTGCAGTTTCGGTTTTCCGGTGCAGCGTGCGCTGACGCTGGACGGGCAGGGTGCGTTGAGCGCTTTGTATCCGGAATATCGCAATACACGTTCGCAGGATTTGCCCGAAGCATTTCAGGACGCCGGTCAGTTTTACTGGGGGCGCACTGAGGCGTGGTTGCGCGGCGAGGTGCTCTATTCGCCAGCCAGCCTGCCGGTGATTCTGCCCCGGCATCTGGTGCAGGACATCGACACCCTTGAAGACTGGAAGCGTGCCGAATACCTATATGCCGCGCTCAAGGCGGGTGGAGAGCTGCAATGA
- the pseG gene encoding UDP-2,4-diacetamido-2,4,6-trideoxy-beta-L-altropyranose hydrolase, producing MRVLIRADASPTIGSGHIARCLTLARVLRGQGSHVAFACRKLPGHRLDMLSAEGFETFALPDLYCDEDPQQAIESMLPWQADIDALDLLLAGHAGFDWIIVDHYGLDHHWQTAARRWAQRIAAVDDLATRRYSADLLLNQNLSGLHENYQPLLPDGCRTLLGPRYAMLREEFCCPAIEIKPRARRVLVNFGGFDAAMQTHHAMLALADYSELQVDFVAGADNPAWTLMQALAETRPNWRLHSFVSDFHQRMTEADLFIGAGGGTSWERAAMGLPTICIAVSNNQQSNGEVMAAAGAHVFMGAREQVSVEQLRDAIGFVTGNHYLRQSLAERSRQLVDGRGAERVAVALAGAVLKVRAATLDDAQLLFDGRNAETVRRWSLDSGVIDWPQHLNWLTASLRNPQRLLLIAEADDGAVGVVRYDLRGFEAEVSIYLLERRMGLGWGRALLARGEAFVAAHWPQLTVITARVLPDNRPSLNVFRDAGFTQSACAFTRVLKDYPHD from the coding sequence ATGAGAGTGCTGATTCGTGCCGACGCCTCGCCAACCATCGGCAGCGGCCACATTGCCCGCTGCCTGACGCTGGCGCGAGTGTTGCGCGGGCAGGGCAGCCATGTCGCGTTTGCCTGCCGAAAATTGCCCGGGCATCGGCTCGATATGCTCAGCGCCGAAGGGTTCGAGACATTCGCGTTGCCGGATCTCTATTGTGATGAAGATCCACAGCAAGCCATCGAATCAATGCTGCCGTGGCAGGCCGACATCGACGCGCTGGATCTGTTGTTGGCCGGCCATGCCGGGTTCGACTGGATCATCGTCGATCATTACGGCCTCGATCATCACTGGCAAACCGCCGCCCGGCGCTGGGCGCAGCGCATAGCGGCAGTCGACGATCTGGCTACCCGGCGCTACAGCGCAGATCTTTTGCTCAATCAGAACTTGTCCGGTCTGCATGAAAATTATCAGCCGCTGTTGCCCGACGGCTGTCGCACCTTGCTCGGCCCGCGCTATGCCATGTTGCGCGAAGAGTTCTGTTGCCCGGCCATCGAAATCAAACCCAGGGCTCGCCGCGTGCTGGTCAATTTCGGCGGCTTCGATGCGGCCATGCAGACCCATCACGCGATGCTCGCCCTGGCCGATTACAGCGAGCTGCAAGTGGACTTTGTCGCCGGTGCCGACAACCCGGCGTGGACGCTGATGCAGGCCTTGGCCGAGACGCGGCCGAACTGGCGCCTGCACAGCTTCGTCAGCGATTTCCATCAGCGCATGACTGAAGCGGATCTGTTTATCGGCGCCGGGGGCGGCACCAGTTGGGAGCGGGCGGCGATGGGGTTGCCGACGATTTGCATTGCCGTGTCAAACAACCAGCAGAGCAACGGCGAAGTCATGGCCGCGGCGGGCGCGCATGTATTCATGGGCGCTCGTGAGCAGGTCAGTGTCGAGCAGTTGCGCGACGCCATCGGCTTTGTCACCGGCAATCATTATTTGCGCCAAAGCCTGGCCGAGCGCTCGCGACAACTGGTCGACGGACGCGGTGCCGAGCGTGTCGCGGTGGCACTGGCCGGAGCGGTGCTGAAGGTGCGTGCGGCGACCCTGGATGATGCGCAGTTGCTGTTCGATGGGCGTAATGCCGAAACGGTACGGCGCTGGTCGCTGGACAGCGGCGTGATCGATTGGCCGCAGCACCTGAATTGGTTGACGGCGAGTTTGCGCAATCCACAGCGTCTGTTGTTGATCGCCGAGGCGGATGACGGTGCGGTCGGCGTTGTGCGGTATGACCTGCGCGGGTTTGAAGCCGAAGTCTCGATCTACCTGCTGGAACGACGGATGGGTCTGGGGTGGGGCAGGGCGCTATTGGCCCGAGGCGAGGCGTTTGTTGCCGCGCACTGGCCGCAACTGACGGTCATCACCGCTCGGGTGTTGCCGGACAATCGTCCCTCGTTGAATGTGTTTCGTGACGCCGGGTTCACTCAGAGTGCCTGTGCGTTCACCCGTGTTTTGAAGGATTACCCGCATGACTAG
- the pseI gene encoding pseudaminic acid synthase, producing MTSFKIGNRLIGADAPPFIIAEMSGNHNQSLDVALQIVEAAAKAGAHALKLQTYTAETMTLDLAEGEFFIKDPNSLWAGTSLYDLYEKAHTPWEWHAPIFARAKELGMLAFSTPFDDSAVDFLESLDVPAYKIASFENTDLPLIRRVAATGKPLIISTGMASIAELDETVRAAREAGCKDLVLLKCTSTYPATPLNSNVRTIPHLRELFGCEVGLSDHSMGVGVSVAAVALGATVVEKHFTLDRSAGGVDASFSLEPAEMASLVVETERAWQAMGQVHYGVTEAERKSLVYRRSLYVTADMAAGDSFSGDNLRAIRPGLGLPPKHTDAVLGRRARAPIKRGTPLDWSLVE from the coding sequence ATGACTAGTTTCAAGATCGGCAACCGCTTGATCGGTGCCGACGCGCCACCCTTCATCATTGCCGAGATGAGCGGCAACCATAACCAGTCACTGGACGTCGCCCTGCAAATCGTCGAAGCGGCGGCCAAGGCCGGCGCGCATGCCTTGAAGCTGCAAACCTACACCGCCGAAACCATGACGCTGGATCTGGCTGAAGGCGAATTCTTCATCAAGGATCCGAACAGTCTGTGGGCGGGTACTTCGCTCTACGATTTGTATGAAAAAGCCCATACACCGTGGGAGTGGCATGCGCCGATTTTCGCCCGCGCAAAAGAACTGGGCATGCTCGCGTTCTCCACCCCGTTCGATGACAGCGCCGTGGACTTTCTCGAAAGCCTCGATGTGCCGGCCTACAAGATCGCCAGTTTCGAAAACACCGATTTGCCGTTGATTCGCCGTGTAGCCGCCACCGGCAAGCCGCTGATCATCTCCACCGGCATGGCCAGCATCGCTGAACTGGATGAAACCGTGCGCGCCGCCCGCGAAGCCGGCTGCAAGGATCTGGTGCTGCTCAAATGCACCAGCACCTATCCGGCGACGCCACTCAACAGCAACGTGCGAACGATCCCGCATCTGCGTGAGTTGTTCGGTTGCGAGGTAGGCCTGTCGGATCATTCAATGGGCGTCGGCGTGTCGGTAGCGGCGGTGGCGCTGGGCGCGACGGTGGTGGAAAAACACTTCACCCTCGACCGTTCAGCAGGTGGCGTCGATGCCAGTTTCTCGCTGGAGCCGGCAGAAATGGCCAGTCTGGTGGTGGAAACCGAGCGCGCCTGGCAGGCCATGGGGCAGGTGCATTACGGCGTCACAGAGGCTGAACGCAAGTCGCTGGTCTATCGCCGCTCGCTGTATGTCACGGCCGACATGGCCGCCGGTGACAGCTTTAGCGGGGACAATCTGCGCGCCATTCGCCCGGGTCTTGGTCTGCCGCCCAAGCACACCGACGCCGTCCTCGGCCGCCGCGCACGCGCGCCAATCAAGCGCGGCACGCCGCTGGACTGGTCGTTGGTCGAATAA
- a CDS encoding ketoacyl-ACP synthase III, with translation MIGIKSIASYVPVAGVDNYAQGAKFEKDEEFILGKIGSAFLPRKDAEQETSDLCVEAANALFASNPELKRESIDALIVVTQNGDEEGLPHTAAIVQDKLGLPTNVAAFDISLGCSGYVYGIYAIKGFMEAAGLKNGLLITADPYSKIVDPEDRNTTMLFGDAATATWMGEDPTWALGKAKFGTDGSGAPHLKVTDGVFFMNGRQVFNFALLKVPAHLHELLDDSGLKADDIDAFCIHQGSAAIVDAVARRFEGEPEKFIKDMVETGNTVSSSIPLLLEKHVIDSDWQRIALSGFGVGLSWGSAIIYRP, from the coding sequence ATGATTGGCATAAAAAGCATTGCGAGCTACGTTCCTGTAGCCGGCGTGGACAATTACGCACAAGGTGCAAAATTCGAGAAGGATGAAGAATTCATCCTTGGCAAGATCGGTTCGGCGTTTCTGCCACGCAAAGACGCTGAACAGGAAACCTCCGATCTGTGCGTGGAAGCGGCCAATGCGCTGTTTGCCAGCAACCCTGAACTGAAGCGTGAATCGATCGACGCCTTGATCGTCGTCACCCAGAACGGTGACGAAGAAGGCCTGCCGCACACCGCAGCGATCGTGCAGGACAAACTCGGTCTGCCGACCAACGTTGCGGCGTTCGACATTTCCCTGGGCTGCTCCGGTTATGTCTACGGCATCTACGCGATCAAGGGCTTCATGGAAGCCGCCGGCCTGAAGAATGGTCTGCTGATCACCGCTGACCCGTATTCGAAAATCGTCGATCCGGAAGACCGCAACACCACCATGCTGTTCGGCGATGCCGCCACCGCTACATGGATGGGCGAAGATCCGACCTGGGCGCTGGGCAAGGCCAAGTTCGGTACTGACGGTTCCGGTGCGCCGCACCTGAAAGTCACCGATGGCGTGTTCTTCATGAACGGTCGTCAGGTGTTCAACTTTGCTCTGCTGAAGGTGCCGGCACACTTGCACGAGTTGCTCGATGACTCTGGTTTGAAGGCGGATGACATCGATGCCTTCTGCATTCACCAGGGCAGTGCGGCGATTGTCGATGCCGTGGCGCGGCGCTTCGAAGGCGAGCCGGAGAAGTTCATCAAGGACATGGTCGAGACCGGTAATACCGTGTCGTCGAGCATTCCGTTGCTGCTGGAAAAACACGTCATCGATTCCGACTGGCAGCGTATTGCCCTGAGCGGTTTTGGTGTCGGTCTGTCGTGGGGCTCGGCGATCATCTATCGTCCTTGA
- a CDS encoding motility associated factor glycosyltransferase family protein, which translates to MSEFFQANAEVLQRRWPALFERLMAEDTATVQAELVQGLGSTLSVNGVQLTSRHDRIHEARIQAASLADKPQLHVYGTGLGDLPSVLLEREGLERLYVHILNGALFALVVQLLDQRQWLEDPRVELFYAGDHPDFFTPFFALPAEMLLADDFNAKVRDRLVSEVHLSFNNRDFDPQSTEIQQRLQECLPVLLADADVAQLFGTCAGREIYVIATGPTLEQHYQRLAAIRQRAERPLFICVDTAYRPLREHGIVPDLVVSIDQRISFRHLPFEESDGIPLVYLPMSDPSVLKAWKGKRYGGYSASPIYANLREQHPRAQLHVGGSVIHPAVDLAVKMGATGITLFGADFAFPMNKTHAGWNDGELGPPVNQARHWVRDGHGQRVSTQLNFRGYLCVLERYIAAHPQVEFLNSSRSGALIAGTGFNPEFVQ; encoded by the coding sequence ATGAGCGAGTTTTTTCAAGCCAATGCCGAGGTGTTGCAACGGCGTTGGCCGGCGCTGTTCGAACGACTGATGGCGGAAGACACTGCGACCGTCCAGGCCGAACTGGTGCAGGGGTTGGGTTCGACGCTCAGCGTCAATGGTGTTCAGCTCACCAGCCGCCATGACCGCATCCATGAAGCCCGGATTCAGGCGGCAAGCCTGGCGGACAAGCCGCAATTGCATGTCTACGGTACTGGCCTCGGCGATTTGCCCAGCGTGCTACTGGAGCGCGAAGGGCTTGAGCGGTTGTACGTGCACATCCTCAATGGCGCATTGTTCGCGCTGGTGGTGCAACTGCTCGATCAGCGCCAGTGGCTGGAAGATCCGCGCGTCGAGTTGTTTTACGCCGGCGATCATCCAGACTTTTTTACGCCGTTTTTTGCCCTGCCTGCCGAGATGCTGCTGGCCGACGATTTCAACGCGAAAGTCCGTGATCGCTTGGTCAGCGAAGTCCACCTGAGCTTCAACAATCGGGATTTCGATCCGCAGTCAACGGAGATTCAACAGCGTCTGCAGGAATGTCTGCCGGTGCTGCTCGCCGATGCGGATGTGGCGCAATTGTTCGGCACCTGTGCCGGCCGGGAAATCTACGTGATCGCCACCGGGCCGACGCTGGAGCAGCATTACCAGCGTCTGGCGGCAATCCGTCAACGCGCCGAACGCCCGTTGTTCATCTGTGTCGACACTGCGTATCGACCGCTGCGCGAACACGGGATTGTGCCTGACCTGGTGGTGAGCATTGATCAGCGCATCAGCTTTCGCCATTTGCCATTCGAGGAGTCCGACGGCATTCCGCTGGTGTATCTGCCGATGAGCGATCCGTCGGTGTTGAAGGCGTGGAAGGGCAAGCGTTACGGTGGTTATTCCGCGAGCCCGATCTACGCGAACCTGCGTGAGCAGCACCCGCGAGCGCAGTTGCACGTGGGCGGCAGTGTGATTCACCCGGCGGTGGATCTGGCGGTAAAGATGGGCGCCACCGGCATCACGCTGTTTGGTGCTGACTTCGCCTTCCCGATGAACAAGACCCATGCTGGTTGGAACGACGGCGAGCTGGGGCCACCGGTGAATCAGGCGCGGCATTGGGTGCGTGATGGCCATGGTCAGCGGGTCAGCACACAGCTCAACTTTCGCGGTTATCTGTGCGTGCTGGAGCGCTATATCGCTGCGCATCCACAGGTCGAGTTTCTCAACAGCAGCCGCTCCGGGGCGCTGATCGCCGGAACCGGTTTCAATCCGGAGTTTGTGCAATGA
- a CDS encoding flagellin domain-containing protein translates to MALTVNTNTTSLNVQKNLNRASDALSTSMQRLSSGLKINSAKDDAAGLQISNRMSSQIRGNTQAIQNANDGISVAQTAEGALQATTDILQRMRELAVKARNGTNGTADQTATNAEFAQMSDEITRISASTNLNGKNLLDGSAGTVTLQVGANTGSANHIDLVLSSKFDAVSLSVGSGTLSLTGATVTGASQNIDNAITAIDAAIAAIGATRASLGASQNRLTSTIQNLQNITENTTAAQGRVQDTDFAAETANLTKQQTLQQASTSVLAQANQLPSAVLKLLQ, encoded by the coding sequence ATGGCTTTAACAGTAAACACCAACACCACGTCGTTGAACGTTCAGAAAAACCTGAACCGCGCTTCCGACGCTCTGTCGACTTCGATGCAGCGCCTGTCTTCCGGCCTGAAAATCAACAGCGCTAAAGACGACGCCGCTGGCCTGCAGATCTCGAACCGTATGTCCTCGCAGATCCGTGGTAACACCCAAGCCATCCAGAACGCCAACGACGGTATCTCCGTTGCCCAGACCGCTGAAGGCGCTCTGCAAGCTACTACCGACATCCTGCAGCGTATGCGTGAACTGGCTGTTAAAGCACGTAACGGTACCAACGGCACTGCTGACCAGACCGCTACCAACGCTGAATTCGCTCAGATGTCCGACGAGATCACCCGTATCTCGGCTTCGACCAACCTGAACGGCAAAAACCTGCTGGACGGTTCGGCTGGTACTGTGACCCTGCAAGTGGGCGCAAACACCGGTTCGGCTAACCACATCGACCTGGTACTGAGCTCCAAGTTCGACGCAGTAAGCCTGTCGGTAGGTAGCGGTACTCTGTCCCTGACCGGTGCTACCGTAACTGGCGCTTCGCAGAACATCGACAACGCGATCACCGCGATCGACGCTGCAATCGCTGCCATCGGTGCAACTCGTGCCAGCCTGGGTGCCTCGCAAAACCGTCTGACCAGCACCATCCAGAACTTGCAGAACATCACCGAGAACACCACTGCTGCACAAGGTCGCGTACAAGATACCGACTTCGCCGCAGAGACTGCTAACCTGACCAAGCAGCAAACCCTGCAACAGGCTTCGACCTCTGTTCTGGCTCAAGCCAACCAACTGCCTTCCGCTGTACTGAAGCTGCTTCAGTAA
- a CDS encoding flagellar protein FlaG, producing MDMSVKLNVSYPAPKPVTPVADKPSETPKVAKTEAPVAAKSQDSDDAKLKLAVQEIEKFVQSIKRNLEFSIDEHSGKVIVKVIASETGEVVRQIPSAEALKLADSLANASHVLFDAKV from the coding sequence ATGGACATGAGCGTAAAGCTTAACGTGTCTTATCCGGCTCCCAAGCCAGTAACGCCGGTTGCTGACAAACCGTCAGAGACGCCTAAAGTTGCCAAGACTGAAGCGCCGGTCGCTGCGAAGAGTCAGGATTCGGACGACGCCAAACTGAAACTGGCGGTGCAGGAGATCGAAAAGTTTGTACAGTCGATCAAGCGCAATCTGGAGTTCTCGATTGACGAGCATTCCGGCAAGGTCATTGTCAAAGTGATCGCAAGCGAGACGGGTGAGGTCGTTCGACAGATTCCCTCCGCAGAAGCCTTGAAGCTGGCAGACAGTCTGGCCAACGCCAGTCACGTGTTGTTCGACGCCAAAGTCTGA
- the fliD gene encoding flagellar filament capping protein FliD, with product MASPILPGSGLGSGLDIGAIVTALVNADKSPKQTQIDNATKTNTLKISGVGTLKSALAAYQKAMTDLGSKTNPAFAGYTATSATPTTLTATSDNTAVSGTYSVVVNNLATGSKVASASFAGGAASAIPSGTLKISQNGTDYNVDIPANATLQTTRDAINKAQGVNGISANIVTDSSGASRLVISSNKTGAGSDLTVSGIAGLEIDGTKVMSATPTAGDSGSVGDVAKDAKLTIDGLAVTSKSNTVSGAISGLTMNLVEASPTAVKVSVDTNTKGLQASVQQFVDAFNTLKTTIDSLSKATTDEDGKLTVQAAFTGDSLPRTLIADIRAQLTTSSPGELGVLSQIGVMTDRDTGKLTLDATAFNKAMSQPGMTGQVQQLFSGTDDKNGLLARMSKAVDPYLKASADGKTTTGLLDQRMTILTNNTRSLTSQQLALDLRVANLTKTLTAKYNAMDLLVGQMKATASNITSFFSSLNAQQSAK from the coding sequence ATGGCAAGTCCAATTCTACCGGGTTCCGGACTGGGTTCCGGCCTGGACATCGGCGCGATCGTGACCGCGCTGGTCAACGCCGACAAGTCGCCGAAGCAGACGCAGATCGATAATGCGACCAAAACCAACACCCTGAAGATTTCCGGTGTCGGTACGCTGAAAAGCGCATTGGCCGCCTACCAGAAGGCAATGACCGATCTGGGCAGCAAGACCAACCCTGCGTTTGCCGGCTACACGGCGACCTCGGCTACCCCGACAACACTGACCGCTACCTCCGATAACACGGCTGTTTCGGGTACATACAGTGTCGTGGTGAATAACCTGGCCACCGGCTCGAAAGTAGCCAGTGCATCGTTTGCCGGCGGTGCGGCCAGTGCCATTCCGAGTGGTACCCTGAAAATCAGTCAGAATGGCACTGATTACAATGTCGATATTCCGGCCAATGCCACCTTGCAGACCACCCGTGACGCCATCAACAAGGCGCAGGGGGTCAACGGTATTTCCGCCAACATTGTGACCGACAGCTCGGGTGCTTCGCGTCTGGTGATCAGTTCGAACAAGACGGGCGCCGGCTCCGACCTGACGGTCAGTGGCATTGCCGGTCTGGAAATCGATGGCACCAAGGTCATGTCTGCCACCCCGACCGCGGGTGATTCCGGGTCTGTGGGCGATGTTGCCAAGGATGCGAAGCTGACCATTGATGGTCTTGCCGTTACCAGCAAGAGCAACACCGTGAGCGGCGCCATCAGTGGCCTGACCATGAACCTGGTGGAAGCCAGCCCTACGGCGGTGAAGGTCTCTGTCGATACCAACACCAAGGGTTTGCAGGCTTCGGTTCAGCAGTTCGTAGATGCCTTCAACACGCTCAAGACCACCATCGACAGCCTGTCCAAGGCAACGACGGACGAAGATGGCAAGTTGACGGTGCAGGCGGCGTTTACCGGTGATTCTCTGCCGCGTACGTTGATTGCCGATATTCGAGCTCAGTTGACCACTTCGTCGCCAGGCGAGCTGGGTGTGCTGTCGCAGATTGGTGTCATGACTGATCGTGACACCGGTAAGCTGACGTTGGACGCTACTGCCTTCAACAAGGCTATGTCTCAGCCAGGCATGACGGGCCAGGTGCAGCAGCTGTTCTCCGGCACCGACGACAAGAACGGTCTGTTGGCGCGCATGAGCAAAGCGGTCGATCCTTACCTCAAAGCTTCTGCTGATGGTAAAACCACCACCGGTTTGCTTGATCAGCGCATGACCATTCTGACCAACAACACCCGCAGCCTCACGTCGCAGCAATTGGCGCTGGACCTGCGTGTGGCCAACCTGACCAAGACGTTGACTGCCAAGTACAACGCCATGGACTTGCTGGTAGGGCAGATGAAGGCTACGGCAAGCAATATCACGTCGTTCTTCAGCTCGCTGAACGCGCAGCAATCCGCGAAGTAA
- the fliS gene encoding flagellar export chaperone FliS, which produces MNPMLALRQYQKVGAHAQTSEASPHRLVQMLMEGGLARIAQAKGAIERKDIPGKCTSISKAIGIVSGLREGLDLENSADTLADLDGLYIYMMKRLAEANISSDLRILDEVAGLLSTVKEGWDAIAPTPAPQF; this is translated from the coding sequence ATGAATCCGATGTTAGCCCTTCGGCAGTATCAGAAAGTCGGCGCACACGCTCAGACATCCGAAGCGAGCCCGCACCGTCTGGTGCAAATGTTGATGGAAGGTGGACTGGCGCGTATCGCTCAGGCCAAAGGCGCCATCGAGCGCAAGGATATTCCAGGCAAATGCACTTCGATCAGCAAGGCGATTGGCATTGTCAGTGGTCTGCGCGAAGGTCTGGATCTGGAAAACAGTGCGGATACGCTGGCGGACCTGGATGGGCTGTATATCTACATGATGAAGCGCCTCGCCGAGGCGAACATCAGCAGCGATCTGCGCATTCTCGACGAGGTTGCAGGTCTGCTGAGTACGGTAAAAGAAGGCTGGGACGCGATCGCGCCTACGCCAGCTCCGCAGTTCTGA
- a CDS encoding flagellar protein FliT, translating to MSLVLQRIADTREALVTALAERNWEAIGELDLACRSCMEDVMAEASLDEVALRDNLEELLHVYKELLEVAMGERQAIANEMSQITQAQNAAKVYHLFG from the coding sequence ATGAGTCTTGTATTGCAGCGAATCGCCGATACCCGTGAAGCGTTGGTCACAGCTTTGGCCGAGCGTAATTGGGAAGCCATTGGCGAGCTGGATCTGGCTTGCCGTTCCTGCATGGAAGACGTCATGGCTGAGGCTTCGCTGGACGAGGTCGCGTTGCGCGACAATCTTGAAGAGTTGCTCCATGTCTACAAGGAGCTTCTTGAGGTGGCCATGGGTGAGCGGCAAGCAATTGCCAACGAGATGTCGCAGATCACCCAAGCGCAGAACGCGGCAAAGGTTTACCATCTGTTTGGTTAA